A single region of the Cereibacter sphaeroides 2.4.1 genome encodes:
- the rplT gene encoding 50S ribosomal protein L20 — MSRVKSGKVTHARHRKVIKQAKGYYAARSTNFRTATQAVDKANQYATRDRKARKRNFRALWIQRINAAVRLFDIEMTYSRFINGLSKAGIEVDRKVLADLAVHEPEAFNAIAAQAKAALA, encoded by the coding sequence ATGTCCCGCGTCAAGTCCGGCAAGGTCACGCACGCCCGCCACCGCAAGGTCATCAAGCAGGCGAAGGGCTACTACGCCGCCCGCTCCACGAACTTCCGCACCGCGACCCAGGCCGTCGACAAGGCCAACCAGTATGCAACCCGCGACCGCAAGGCCCGCAAGCGCAACTTCCGCGCGCTCTGGATCCAGCGGATCAACGCGGCCGTCCGGCTGTTCGACATCGAGATGACCTACTCGCGCTTCATCAACGGCCTGTCGAAAGCCGGCATCGAGGTGGACCGCAAGGTGCTGGCCGATCTCGCCGTGCACGAGCCGGAAGCGTTCAACGCGATCGCCGCGCAGGCCAAGGCCGCGCTGGCCTGA
- a CDS encoding D-amino-acid transaminase, translating into MSRTVYVNGEYLPEEEATVSIFDRGFLMADGVYEVTSVLGGKLIDFPGHAARLDRSLTELEMTAPMNAEDLLEVHRELVRRNGIDEGLIYLQITRGNPGDRDFAFPPADTKPTVVLFTQAKPGLAANPTAKVGIKVISIPDIRWGRRDIKTVQLLYPSMAKMAAKKAHVDDAWFVEDGLVTEGTSNNAYIVKGGKIITRNLSNDILHGITRAAVVRFAREAQMEVEERPFTIEEAQGADEAFFTSASAFVMPVVEIDGKAVGTGTPGPVAARLREIYLDESLKAAV; encoded by the coding sequence ATGAGCCGCACCGTCTATGTGAACGGGGAATATCTCCCCGAGGAAGAAGCCACCGTCTCGATCTTCGACCGGGGCTTTCTCATGGCCGACGGGGTCTATGAGGTGACATCCGTCCTCGGCGGCAAGCTGATCGACTTTCCGGGCCATGCGGCGCGGCTCGACCGGTCGCTGACCGAACTCGAGATGACCGCGCCGATGAATGCCGAGGACCTGCTCGAGGTGCACCGCGAACTGGTCCGGCGGAACGGGATCGATGAGGGGCTGATCTATCTCCAGATCACCCGCGGCAACCCGGGCGACCGCGACTTCGCCTTCCCGCCCGCGGATACGAAACCCACGGTCGTCCTCTTCACGCAGGCCAAGCCGGGCCTTGCCGCCAATCCCACGGCCAAGGTCGGCATCAAGGTCATCTCGATCCCGGACATCCGCTGGGGCCGGCGCGACATCAAGACGGTGCAGCTCCTCTATCCGTCCATGGCCAAGATGGCGGCCAAGAAGGCGCATGTGGACGATGCCTGGTTCGTCGAGGACGGGCTCGTGACCGAGGGCACCTCGAACAACGCCTATATCGTGAAGGGCGGCAAGATCATCACCCGCAACCTCTCCAACGACATTCTGCACGGCATCACCCGCGCGGCCGTCGTCCGCTTCGCCCGCGAAGCGCAGATGGAGGTCGAGGAGCGCCCCTTCACCATCGAGGAAGCGCAGGGCGCCGACGAGGCCTTCTTCACCTCGGCCTCGGCCTTCGTGATGCCGGTGGTCGAGATCGACGGCAAGGCGGTGGGCACCGGCACCCCCGGCCCCGTCGCCGCCCGCCTGCGCGAGATCTACCTCGACGAGAGCCTCAAGGCCGCCGTCTGA
- the dgcA gene encoding N-acetyl-D-Glu racemase DgcA: protein MITVTPESFRLAEVFTISRGSRTESRVLTVTVTREGLSGRGECVPYARYGETLESVADQIATLPENLTRADLQTLLPAGAARNAVDCALWDLEAKDSGKRVWQLLGLPAPQPQVTAFTLSLDAPEKMRAAAARNAHRPLLKIKLGTPDDMARLEAVRAGAPATRIIVDANEGWTADIYTELAPHLLRLGVALVEQPLPAGQDELLAEIARPLPVCADEACHDRHSLPALKGKYDVVNIKLDKTGGLTEALALREAALAEGYGLMVGCMVGSSLAMAPATLVAQGAAYVDLDGPLLLAEDREQPLVFDEAGIHPPSAELWG from the coding sequence ATGATCACCGTCACCCCCGAGAGCTTCCGGCTCGCCGAAGTCTTCACCATCTCGCGCGGCTCGCGCACCGAATCGCGGGTGCTCACCGTGACGGTGACGCGCGAGGGCCTCAGCGGGCGGGGCGAATGCGTCCCCTATGCGCGCTACGGCGAGACGCTGGAGAGCGTGGCCGACCAGATCGCCACCCTGCCCGAGAACCTGACCCGCGCCGATCTCCAGACCCTGCTGCCGGCAGGGGCCGCGCGGAACGCGGTCGATTGCGCGCTCTGGGATCTCGAGGCCAAGGACAGCGGCAAGCGCGTCTGGCAGCTTCTGGGCCTGCCCGCGCCGCAGCCGCAGGTCACGGCCTTCACCCTCTCTCTCGACGCGCCCGAGAAGATGCGCGCGGCCGCGGCCCGAAACGCGCACCGGCCGCTGCTGAAGATCAAGCTCGGCACGCCCGACGACATGGCCCGGCTCGAGGCCGTCCGCGCAGGCGCGCCCGCCACGCGCATCATCGTCGATGCGAACGAGGGCTGGACGGCCGACATCTACACCGAACTGGCCCCGCATCTGCTGCGTCTCGGCGTGGCGCTGGTCGAGCAGCCGCTGCCCGCGGGGCAGGACGAGCTTCTGGCCGAGATCGCCCGCCCGCTGCCGGTCTGCGCCGACGAGGCCTGCCACGACCGGCACTCGCTGCCCGCGCTGAAGGGCAAATATGACGTGGTCAACATCAAGCTCGACAAGACCGGCGGGCTGACCGAGGCGCTGGCGCTGCGCGAGGCCGCGCTGGCGGAGGGCTACGGCTTGATGGTGGGCTGCATGGTGGGCAGCTCGCTCGCCATGGCGCCCGCCACGCTCGTCGCGCAGGGTGCGGCTTATGTCGACCTTGACGGACCCCTGCTTCTGGCCGAAGACCGCGAGCAGCCGCTCGTCTTCGACGAGGCCGGCATCCATCCTCCATCCGCCGAACTCTGGGGTTGA
- the pyk gene encoding pyruvate kinase: MRRLRNVKIVATLGPASNDYATIRALFEAGADVFRLNMSHGSHDDIRARHQMLRQIEADTGTPVCILADLQGPKLRVGTFANGSEELVERGRFRLDLDPAPGTAERVNLPHPEIFAALEPGSSLLVNDGKIRLEVADCGPDFADCIVTVGGTISNRKGVNVPDVVLPLAALSEKDRRDLEFVCELGVDWLALSFVQRPEDVEEARSLARGRAAILSKIEKPAAVKAYDAILAVSDGIMVARGDLGVELPVQAVPPIQKRLVRGARAAAKPVIVATQMLESMIDSPMPTRAEVSDVATAIYEGADAVMLSAESAAGSYPIEAVMTMNNTAISVESDPVYRDIIEASRAAKRASVADAIVAAAREIAETTPIKAICCFTQTGKTVSLVARERPRVPILALTPLVETARRLSLTWGTHCVVTAPQERFKGAVICAARAALSDGFAQEHEQIAVVAGVPFNVRGTTNILRVAPCDERLIYSGDPE, from the coding sequence ATGAGACGCCTTCGCAATGTAAAGATCGTGGCCACCCTGGGGCCGGCCTCCAACGACTATGCCACCATCCGCGCGCTGTTCGAAGCGGGTGCGGACGTGTTCCGGCTCAACATGAGCCACGGATCGCATGACGACATCCGGGCGCGCCACCAGATGCTGCGCCAGATCGAGGCCGACACCGGGACTCCGGTCTGCATCCTCGCCGACCTGCAGGGGCCGAAGCTCCGCGTCGGCACCTTCGCCAACGGCTCCGAAGAGCTGGTCGAGCGCGGCCGCTTCCGGCTCGACCTCGACCCCGCGCCGGGCACCGCCGAGCGCGTGAACCTGCCCCACCCCGAGATCTTCGCGGCGCTCGAGCCGGGATCGTCGCTCCTCGTCAACGACGGCAAGATCCGCCTCGAGGTGGCCGACTGCGGCCCGGACTTCGCCGACTGCATCGTGACGGTGGGCGGCACGATCTCGAACCGCAAGGGCGTGAACGTGCCCGACGTGGTTCTGCCCCTCGCCGCCCTCTCCGAGAAGGACCGCCGCGACCTCGAATTCGTCTGCGAACTCGGCGTGGACTGGCTCGCCCTCTCCTTCGTGCAGCGCCCCGAGGATGTGGAAGAGGCGCGCAGCCTCGCCCGCGGCCGGGCGGCGATCCTGTCGAAGATCGAGAAGCCCGCGGCCGTGAAGGCCTATGACGCGATCCTCGCCGTCTCCGACGGGATCATGGTGGCGCGCGGCGACCTCGGGGTCGAACTGCCCGTTCAGGCGGTGCCGCCGATCCAGAAGCGCCTCGTGCGCGGCGCCCGTGCGGCGGCGAAGCCCGTGATCGTGGCCACCCAGATGCTCGAGTCGATGATCGACTCGCCCATGCCCACCCGCGCCGAGGTCTCGGACGTGGCGACCGCCATCTACGAGGGCGCCGACGCGGTCATGCTCTCGGCCGAATCTGCCGCGGGCTCCTACCCGATCGAAGCCGTGATGACGATGAACAACACGGCCATCTCGGTCGAGAGCGATCCCGTCTACCGCGACATCATCGAGGCCTCGCGCGCAGCCAAGCGCGCCTCGGTCGCCGATGCCATCGTGGCGGCCGCGCGCGAGATCGCCGAGACGACGCCGATCAAGGCCATCTGCTGCTTCACCCAGACCGGCAAGACCGTGTCGCTGGTGGCGCGCGAGCGGCCGCGCGTGCCGATCCTCGCGCTGACACCGCTGGTCGAGACCGCGCGGCGTCTGTCGCTCACCTGGGGGACGCACTGCGTCGTCACCGCGCCGCAGGAGCGGTTCAAGGGCGCAGTCATCTGCGCCGCGCGGGCGGCACTGTCCGACGGGTTCGCGCAGGAGCACGAGCAGATCGCCGTGGTCGCGGGCGTGCCCTTCAACGTGCGCGGCACCACGAACATCCTGCGCGTCGCCCCCTGCGACGAGCGGCTGATCTACAGCGGCGATCCGGAATAG
- the pheT gene encoding phenylalanine--tRNA ligase subunit beta, translating into MKFTLSWLKDHLETEAPLDEIVTALTDLGHEVEGVEDPVKVLGAFRICRVIEAQPHPNADRLRLCRVATWPNGPDAPSEEVQVVCGAPNARTGLVGVFAPVGTHVPGTGVDLKPGVIRGVESNGMLCSERELMLSDDHDGIIDLPEDAPMGMRFIDYKGVNDPTIEVKITPNRPDGLGVRGLARDLAARGLGRLKPLPVEPVPGLFPSPVSVTIEAALKEKGCPLFAGRTIRGVKNGPSPDWLQARLRSVGLRPISALVDITNYFTIGLNRPLHVFDVAKITGGLRIHAAEGGEELLALDGKTYKLRPGQMLISDDAQPESLAGIMGGELSGCTEETTDVFLESAYWDPITIAATGRALKIVSDARYRFERGVDPAFTLPGLELATRMILDLCGGEASEVVMDGAVPDTSRAYRFDPKRVVSLVGMEIPEAEQRTTLEALGFTLEGELAAPPSWRPDVQGEADLVEEIARVASLTKLQGKPLPRAQAGVPKPILTPLQVREQAARRTLAALGYNECVTYSFIDEAAAKLFGGGSEAVRVENPISSEMTHLRPDLLPGLLRAAARNQARGFADMALCEIGPVFAGGEPGEQQLQATGLLVGASAPRDPFGSRRPVDVYDAKADAEAVLAAVGAPAKMQISRKVPGWWHPGRSGAVGLGPNLLATFGEVHPKILREMDVKGPAVAFTILVANVPLPKVKTPTRPALKLSDLQAVERDFAFVVDASVEALTLVNAAQGADKALIESVRVFDQFSGDKAEAQMGAGKKSLALTVRLQPTDRTLTDKDIEAVSAKIVEKVAKATGATLRG; encoded by the coding sequence ATGAAATTCACCCTGTCCTGGCTGAAGGATCACCTCGAGACCGAGGCCCCGCTCGACGAGATCGTGACCGCGCTGACCGACCTCGGCCATGAGGTCGAGGGGGTGGAGGATCCGGTCAAGGTGCTGGGCGCCTTCCGCATCTGCCGCGTGATCGAGGCCCAGCCGCATCCGAATGCGGACCGGCTGCGGCTCTGCCGCGTGGCGACCTGGCCCAACGGCCCCGACGCGCCCTCCGAGGAGGTGCAGGTGGTCTGCGGCGCGCCCAACGCCCGCACCGGCCTCGTGGGGGTCTTCGCCCCGGTGGGCACCCATGTCCCCGGCACCGGCGTCGACCTCAAGCCCGGCGTGATCCGCGGCGTCGAATCGAACGGGATGCTCTGCTCGGAGCGCGAGCTGATGCTGTCGGACGATCACGACGGGATCATCGACCTGCCCGAGGATGCGCCGATGGGGATGCGCTTCATCGACTACAAGGGCGTGAACGACCCCACGATCGAAGTGAAGATCACCCCGAACCGCCCCGACGGTCTGGGCGTGCGCGGCCTTGCGCGCGATCTGGCCGCCCGCGGCCTCGGCCGGCTGAAACCCCTGCCCGTCGAGCCGGTGCCGGGCCTCTTCCCCTCGCCGGTCTCGGTGACGATCGAGGCGGCGCTGAAGGAGAAGGGCTGCCCGCTCTTCGCCGGTCGCACCATCCGCGGCGTGAAGAACGGCCCCTCGCCCGACTGGCTGCAGGCGCGCCTGCGCAGCGTGGGGCTGCGGCCGATCTCGGCGCTGGTGGATATCACCAACTATTTCACCATCGGGCTGAACCGGCCGCTCCATGTCTTCGATGTGGCCAAGATCACGGGCGGCCTGCGCATCCATGCCGCAGAGGGCGGCGAGGAGCTGCTGGCCCTCGACGGCAAGACCTACAAGCTGCGGCCGGGCCAGATGCTGATCTCGGACGATGCCCAGCCGGAGTCGCTCGCGGGCATCATGGGTGGTGAACTCTCGGGCTGCACCGAGGAGACGACCGACGTCTTCCTCGAGAGCGCCTACTGGGATCCGATCACCATTGCCGCCACGGGGCGCGCACTGAAGATCGTCTCGGACGCGCGTTACCGTTTCGAGCGCGGCGTGGATCCGGCCTTCACCCTGCCGGGGCTGGAGCTGGCCACCCGGATGATCCTCGATCTCTGCGGCGGCGAAGCCTCGGAGGTGGTGATGGACGGCGCGGTGCCGGACACGTCCCGCGCCTACCGCTTCGATCCGAAGCGCGTGGTGAGCCTCGTCGGCATGGAGATCCCCGAGGCCGAACAGCGCACCACGCTCGAGGCGCTCGGCTTCACGCTCGAGGGCGAGCTGGCCGCGCCGCCCTCCTGGCGGCCGGACGTGCAGGGCGAAGCGGATCTGGTGGAAGAGATCGCCCGGGTCGCCTCGCTGACGAAGCTTCAGGGCAAGCCCCTGCCCCGCGCGCAGGCGGGCGTGCCGAAGCCGATCCTGACGCCCCTGCAGGTGCGCGAGCAGGCGGCGCGGCGGACGCTGGCGGCGCTCGGCTACAATGAATGCGTGACCTACAGCTTCATCGACGAAGCGGCGGCGAAGCTCTTCGGCGGCGGCTCCGAGGCGGTGCGGGTCGAGAACCCGATCTCCTCCGAGATGACCCACCTGCGCCCCGACCTGCTGCCGGGCCTGCTGCGCGCGGCGGCCCGCAATCAGGCGCGCGGCTTCGCCGACATGGCGCTCTGCGAGATCGGGCCGGTCTTCGCGGGCGGCGAACCGGGCGAGCAGCAGCTGCAGGCGACGGGCCTTCTCGTCGGCGCGTCGGCGCCGCGGGACCCGTTCGGCTCGCGCCGCCCGGTCGATGTCTATGACGCCAAGGCCGATGCCGAGGCGGTGCTGGCGGCCGTCGGCGCTCCGGCGAAGATGCAGATCAGCCGCAAGGTGCCGGGCTGGTGGCATCCCGGCCGCTCGGGCGCCGTGGGCCTCGGGCCGAACCTGCTCGCGACCTTCGGCGAGGTTCATCCGAAGATCCTGCGCGAGATGGATGTGAAGGGGCCTGCGGTGGCCTTCACGATCCTCGTGGCCAATGTGCCGCTGCCGAAGGTCAAGACGCCCACCCGGCCCGCGCTGAAACTGTCGGATCTGCAGGCGGTCGAGCGCGACTTCGCCTTCGTGGTGGATGCCTCGGTCGAGGCGCTGACGCTGGTGAATGCAGCTCAGGGCGCGGACAAGGCGCTGATCGAGAGCGTGCGGGTCTTCGACCAGTTCTCGGGCGACAAGGCCGAGGCGCAGATGGGGGCGGGCAAGAAGTCGCTCGCGCTGACGGTGCGGCTGCAGCCGACCGACAGGACGCTGACCGACAAGGACATCGAGGCCGTCTCGGCGAAGATCGTCGAGAAGGTGGCGAAGGCGACCGGAGCCACACTCCGCGGCTGA
- a CDS encoding L-malyl-CoA/beta-methylmalyl-CoA lyase, with amino-acid sequence MSFRLQPAPPARPNRCQLFGPGSRPALFEKMAASAADVINLDLEDSVAPDDKAQARANIIEAINGLDWGRKYLSVRINGLDTPFWYRDVVDLLEQAGDRLDQIMIPKVGCAADVYAVDALVTAIERAKGRTKPLSFEVIIESAAGIAHVEEIAASSPRLQAMSLGAADFAASMGMQTTGIGGTQENYYMLHDGQKHWSDPWHWAQAAIVAACRTHGILPVDGPFGDFSDDEGFRAQARRSATLGMVGKWAIHPKQVALANEVFTPSETAVTEAREILAAMDAAKARGEGATVYKGRLVDIASIKQAEVIVRQAEMISA; translated from the coding sequence ATGAGCTTCCGCCTTCAGCCCGCGCCGCCTGCCCGTCCGAACCGCTGCCAGCTGTTCGGCCCCGGCTCCCGGCCCGCGCTGTTCGAGAAGATGGCGGCCTCCGCAGCAGACGTGATCAACCTCGACCTCGAGGATTCGGTGGCGCCCGACGACAAGGCGCAGGCCCGCGCGAACATCATCGAGGCGATCAACGGGCTCGACTGGGGCCGCAAGTATCTCTCGGTCCGCATCAACGGTCTGGACACGCCCTTCTGGTATCGCGACGTCGTGGACCTGCTCGAACAGGCCGGCGACCGGCTCGACCAGATCATGATCCCGAAGGTCGGCTGCGCGGCGGATGTCTATGCGGTCGATGCTCTGGTCACGGCCATCGAGCGCGCCAAGGGCCGCACCAAGCCCCTGAGCTTCGAGGTCATCATCGAATCGGCCGCGGGCATCGCCCATGTCGAGGAAATCGCGGCCTCCTCGCCGCGCCTGCAGGCCATGAGCCTCGGCGCCGCCGATTTCGCAGCCTCGATGGGGATGCAGACGACAGGTATCGGTGGCACGCAGGAAAACTACTACATGTTGCATGACGGGCAGAAGCACTGGTCGGACCCGTGGCACTGGGCGCAGGCGGCCATCGTGGCGGCCTGCCGGACCCACGGGATCCTGCCCGTGGACGGCCCGTTCGGCGATTTTTCCGACGATGAGGGCTTCCGCGCGCAGGCCCGCCGCTCGGCCACTCTGGGCATGGTGGGCAAATGGGCCATACATCCCAAACAGGTGGCCCTTGCGAACGAAGTTTTCACCCCTTCCGAGACGGCCGTGACCGAAGCGCGCGAGATCCTCGCGGCGATGGATGCGGCCAAGGCGAGGGGCGAGGGCGCCACGGTCTACAAGGGAAGACTTGTTGACATCGCGTCCATCAAACAGGCAGAAGTGATCGTAAGGCAGGCAGAAATGATCTCGGCCTGA
- the dgcN gene encoding N-acetyltransferase DgcN, whose product MIETPYLLFLGDAPDALAAKVAQGIKDWRPEFAVGQFRMEGCKADMGLPDMTLAEAKAAGCKTLVIGVANRGGVISQAWKKVLISALEEGFDLASGLHNLLRDEEDLAAVARATGRTLHDVRVPTVDYPIANGRKRTGKRMLAVGTDCSIGKMYTALCVDREMRERGLKSSFRATGQTGILITGDGVPLDAVIADFMAGSIEYLTPDNEADHWDLIEGQGSLFHVSYSGVTLALIHGGQPDALVICHEPTRSHMRGLPDYKLPSIEQVRDAALAMARVANPACVAVGCSINTQALSDEEALAYCAEIEARTGLPTVDPFRHGAGRLVDALMAV is encoded by the coding sequence ATGATCGAGACTCCCTACCTGCTCTTCCTCGGCGATGCGCCGGACGCTCTGGCTGCCAAGGTGGCGCAGGGCATCAAGGACTGGCGCCCCGAATTTGCGGTGGGCCAGTTCCGGATGGAGGGGTGCAAGGCCGACATGGGCCTGCCCGACATGACGCTGGCCGAAGCGAAGGCCGCGGGCTGCAAGACGCTGGTGATCGGCGTGGCCAACCGCGGCGGCGTGATCTCGCAGGCCTGGAAGAAGGTGCTGATCTCGGCGCTCGAGGAAGGGTTCGATCTCGCCTCGGGCCTGCACAACCTTCTGCGTGACGAGGAAGACCTCGCCGCCGTCGCTCGCGCCACCGGTCGGACGCTGCATGACGTGCGGGTGCCGACGGTCGACTATCCCATCGCCAACGGCCGCAAGCGGACCGGCAAGCGGATGCTGGCCGTGGGCACCGACTGCTCCATCGGCAAGATGTATACCGCGCTCTGCGTCGACCGCGAGATGCGGGAGCGCGGGCTGAAGAGCAGCTTCCGCGCCACGGGCCAGACCGGCATCCTCATCACCGGCGACGGCGTGCCGCTCGATGCGGTGATCGCGGACTTCATGGCGGGCTCGATCGAATATCTCACGCCCGACAACGAGGCCGACCACTGGGACCTGATCGAGGGTCAGGGCTCGCTGTTCCATGTCAGCTATTCGGGCGTCACGCTCGCGCTGATCCATGGCGGGCAGCCCGATGCGCTGGTGATCTGTCACGAGCCCACCCGCAGCCACATGCGCGGCCTGCCCGACTACAAGCTGCCGTCCATCGAGCAGGTGCGCGATGCGGCGCTGGCCATGGCGCGGGTGGCCAATCCCGCCTGCGTGGCCGTGGGCTGCTCGATCAACACCCAGGCGCTCTCGGACGAGGAGGCGCTGGCCTATTGCGCCGAGATCGAGGCCCGCACCGGCCTGCCGACGGTCGATCCCTTCCGCCATGGCGCCGGCCGTCTGGTCGATGCGCTGATGGCCGTGTAA
- a CDS encoding N-formylglutamate amidohydrolase gives MTAFEIVGADRPSRWLVTCDHASNRVPPEVAGGDLGLPAAEMGRHIAYDVGAAGLARALADRLDGPCVLSTFSRLVIDPNRGEKDPTLVMRLYDGTIIPANRHVDAAEVERRLETLHRPYHAALARLAARRADTVIVAIHSFTPQLLGRPPRPWHVGILHSPLNDRFSRALIERLQGEPDLCVGDNQPYLGHLPGDSIDRHALQRDRLNTLIELRHDLIREEGQQTAWAERLAPILEEVLAALPD, from the coding sequence ATGACCGCCTTCGAGATCGTGGGAGCGGACCGCCCCTCGCGCTGGCTCGTGACCTGCGACCATGCCTCCAACAGGGTGCCGCCCGAGGTGGCGGGCGGCGATCTGGGCCTGCCTGCGGCCGAGATGGGCCGCCACATCGCCTATGACGTGGGGGCTGCGGGGCTGGCGCGGGCGCTGGCGGATCGGCTCGACGGACCCTGCGTGCTCTCGACCTTCTCGCGGCTGGTGATCGATCCGAACCGGGGCGAGAAGGACCCCACGCTGGTGATGCGGCTCTATGACGGGACGATCATTCCCGCGAACCGGCATGTCGATGCGGCCGAGGTTGAGCGGCGGCTCGAGACGCTCCACCGACCCTATCATGCGGCGCTGGCGCGGCTGGCGGCGCGGCGGGCGGATACGGTGATCGTGGCGATCCACTCCTTCACCCCGCAGCTGCTGGGGCGCCCGCCGCGGCCCTGGCATGTGGGCATCCTCCATTCGCCGCTGAACGACCGCTTCAGCCGCGCGCTGATCGAGAGGCTTCAGGGAGAGCCCGATCTCTGCGTGGGCGACAACCAGCCCTACCTCGGTCATCTGCCGGGGGATTCCATCGACCGGCACGCGCTGCAACGCGACCGGCTGAACACGCTGATCGAGCTGCGCCACGACCTGATCCGCGAGGAGGGGCAGCAGACGGCCTGGGCCGAGCGTCTTGCGCCGATCCTCGAGGAAGTGCTGGCGGCGCTGCCGGACTGA
- the rpmI gene encoding 50S ribosomal protein L35 → MPKMKTKSAAKKRFSFTATGKVKAGPAGKRHGMIKRSTKFIRDVTGTMILSDADAKIVKKYMPYDR, encoded by the coding sequence ATGCCCAAGATGAAGACCAAGTCCGCGGCGAAGAAGCGCTTCAGCTTCACCGCCACCGGCAAGGTGAAGGCCGGCCCCGCCGGCAAGCGCCACGGCATGATCAAACGCTCGACGAAGTTCATCCGCGACGTGACCGGGACCATGATCCTGTCCGACGCGGACGCGAAGATCGTCAAGAAATACATGCCCTACGACCGGTAA
- the pheS gene encoding phenylalanine--tRNA ligase subunit alpha, protein MTALDTLRGKYIEAISSAADEAALEEVRLAALGKKGEISLKMRELGQMSPEERQTTGAALNRLRDEIDASLRARKQGLADAALDARLKTEWLDVTLPGRPRRAGTIHPVSQVMAELTAIFADMGFAVAEGPQVESDWFNFDALNIPPEHPARQEHDTFFMARAEGDDRPPHVLRTHTSPVQIRAMQAQGAPIRVIAPGRVYRMDMDQTHTPMFHQVEGLAIDRDISMANLKWVLEEFCRAFFEVPSVELRFRASHFPFTEPSAEVDIRCSWEGGQLRIGEGDGWLEILGSGMVHPKVLAAAGVNPDEWQGFAFGMGIDRIAMLKYGIPDLRAFFESDLRWLRHYGFAALDMPDLAGGLSR, encoded by the coding sequence ATGACCGCGCTCGACACGCTCAGAGGCAAATATATCGAGGCCATCTCCAGCGCCGCCGACGAGGCCGCGCTCGAGGAAGTCCGGCTGGCAGCCCTGGGCAAGAAGGGCGAGATCAGCCTGAAGATGCGCGAACTGGGCCAGATGTCGCCCGAGGAGCGCCAGACCACCGGCGCCGCGCTGAACCGGCTGCGCGACGAGATCGACGCGAGCCTGCGCGCCCGCAAGCAGGGGCTGGCCGATGCGGCGCTCGATGCGCGGCTGAAGACCGAATGGCTCGACGTGACCCTGCCCGGCCGGCCGCGGCGGGCGGGCACCATCCATCCGGTGAGCCAGGTCATGGCCGAACTGACCGCGATCTTCGCCGACATGGGCTTCGCCGTGGCGGAAGGCCCGCAGGTCGAGAGCGACTGGTTCAACTTCGATGCCCTGAACATCCCGCCCGAGCACCCGGCCCGGCAGGAGCACGACACCTTCTTCATGGCGCGCGCCGAGGGCGACGACCGCCCGCCGCACGTCCTGCGCACCCATACGTCGCCGGTGCAGATCCGGGCCATGCAGGCGCAGGGCGCGCCGATCCGGGTGATCGCGCCCGGCCGCGTCTATCGCATGGACATGGACCAGACCCACACGCCGATGTTCCATCAGGTCGAAGGCCTCGCCATCGACCGCGATATCTCGATGGCCAATCTCAAATGGGTGCTCGAGGAATTCTGCCGCGCCTTCTTCGAGGTGCCTTCGGTCGAGCTGCGCTTCCGCGCCTCGCACTTCCCCTTCACCGAGCCCTCGGCCGAGGTCGATATCCGCTGCTCGTGGGAGGGCGGCCAGCTCAGGATCGGCGAGGGCGACGGCTGGCTCGAGATTCTCGGCTCGGGCATGGTGCATCCGAAGGTGCTGGCCGCGGCCGGTGTGAACCCCGACGAGTGGCAGGGCTTCGCCTTCGGCATGGGGATCGACCGGATCGCCATGCTGAAATACGGCATCCCGGACCTGCGCGCCTTCTTCGAAAGCGACCTGCGCTGGCTGCGTCACTATGGCTTTGCCGCTCTGGACATGCCCGATCTGGCCGGGGGCCTCTCGCGCTGA
- a CDS encoding AraC family transcriptional regulator, whose translation MFPVHIRETSPRRLAALRHTGSFEEIGATFGQICQILEERSLLSQAGCMIGVYWDNPLLAPPGALHSHAGIDLPEAMEIAPPLEELRLSGGRHAVLQYTGPYSGLARAYRYFFSQWLPEAREIQAEGPLIEIYRNAAMETPSDQLVTEICVPLL comes from the coding sequence ATGTTCCCCGTGCATATTCGCGAAACATCCCCACGCCGCCTTGCTGCCCTTCGCCATACGGGCTCCTTCGAGGAGATCGGCGCCACCTTCGGCCAGATCTGCCAGATCCTCGAGGAGCGCAGCCTGCTGTCGCAGGCGGGCTGCATGATCGGCGTCTATTGGGACAACCCCCTGCTCGCGCCTCCGGGCGCGCTGCACAGCCATGCGGGCATCGACCTGCCGGAGGCGATGGAGATCGCGCCCCCCCTCGAGGAGCTGCGACTGAGCGGCGGCCGGCACGCCGTCCTGCAGTACACCGGCCCCTACAGCGGGCTGGCCCGCGCCTACCGCTACTTCTTTTCCCAGTGGCTGCCCGAGGCGCGCGAGATCCAGGCCGAAGGTCCGCTGATCGAGATCTACCGCAATGCGGCGATGGAGACGCCGTCCGACCAGCTCGTGACAGAAATCTGCGTGCCGCTGCTCTGA